The following coding sequences are from one Mesorhizobium onobrychidis window:
- a CDS encoding NAD(P)/FAD-dependent oxidoreductase, whose protein sequence is MMTSKTFRARRLPAHGAESGWAALLPPRTPTPELDRTITVDVVIIGAGFAGLAAATRLAHLHPGLSVAVIDADVVGNGASGRNSGFIIDLPHDISSGNFGVDAVAKSHNEIVVARTAIQHYARLAEENGWDKYVFDRSGKYSVAMTDAGTEHLATYSSKLNSLSEPHQLLGAEEIEEVTGTRSFKSGLFTPGAVMVQPTALVRAIADLFREPVRLFERTPALSIETSSSGCTVKTPKGELRAGRVILATNGHAESFGFGTGQLLHLFTYASLTEPFDPSTLAGSRKWGATPAAPMGTTVRRINEADGDRILIRSRYTYNPKIEVGAGSIKCASDLHDSKFADRFPDHRHLKMQYRWAGAMALTWNSVPLFGQVEDCIFAACACNGIGGTKATAAGIATAELVAGHRSQLGEIFRSFEKPQALPPQPFTDVGARLNLAYRQWRAGRE, encoded by the coding sequence ATGATGACCAGCAAGACTTTTCGTGCGCGTCGCCTGCCCGCCCATGGCGCGGAGTCCGGATGGGCGGCATTGCTCCCTCCGAGGACGCCAACGCCCGAACTGGATCGGACCATCACTGTCGATGTCGTCATTATCGGCGCGGGTTTCGCCGGGTTGGCGGCCGCTACGAGATTGGCCCATCTCCACCCAGGACTTTCCGTCGCCGTTATCGATGCCGACGTGGTCGGGAACGGGGCCAGTGGCCGTAACTCCGGATTTATCATTGATTTGCCCCACGACATTTCGTCGGGAAATTTCGGGGTGGACGCTGTTGCCAAAAGCCACAATGAGATAGTGGTAGCACGGACGGCCATTCAACATTACGCCCGACTGGCGGAGGAAAATGGCTGGGACAAGTACGTGTTCGATCGTAGTGGCAAATACAGCGTGGCCATGACCGATGCCGGCACGGAGCATCTCGCGACGTACTCGTCCAAGCTCAATTCATTGAGTGAACCGCACCAGCTTCTCGGTGCCGAGGAGATCGAGGAAGTCACGGGCACGCGATCCTTCAAGTCCGGGCTCTTCACTCCCGGCGCGGTCATGGTGCAGCCTACAGCGCTGGTGAGGGCCATTGCGGATTTGTTTCGGGAACCCGTCAGGCTGTTTGAGCGGACGCCCGCCCTGTCTATCGAAACATCGTCGAGCGGCTGCACGGTAAAGACACCCAAAGGCGAGTTGAGGGCCGGCCGGGTGATCCTGGCAACAAACGGCCACGCAGAGAGCTTCGGGTTCGGGACCGGTCAACTTCTTCACCTCTTCACCTACGCCTCGCTGACCGAACCGTTCGATCCCTCTACGCTTGCCGGATCGCGGAAATGGGGAGCGACACCGGCCGCGCCGATGGGCACGACCGTCCGACGTATCAACGAGGCCGACGGCGACCGAATCCTCATCCGCTCGCGCTACACCTATAACCCTAAGATCGAAGTTGGCGCGGGCTCGATCAAGTGTGCGAGCGACCTCCATGACAGCAAGTTCGCCGACCGCTTTCCCGATCATCGTCACTTGAAGATGCAGTATCGTTGGGCTGGCGCAATGGCGCTTACTTGGAATTCGGTGCCACTGTTTGGGCAAGTGGAAGACTGCATCTTCGCAGCATGCGCGTGCAACGGCATAGGGGGGACTAAAGCCACGGCCGCGGGCATCGCAACGGCCGAACTCGTAGCGGGGCATCGATCCCAGCTCGGGGAAATATTCCGCTCATTTGAGAAGCCTCAGGCATTGCCGCCGCAGCCGTTTACCGACGTGGGTGCACGGTTGAACCTCGCATACAGACAATGGCGCGCGGGTCGCGAATAG
- a CDS encoding dihydrodipicolinate synthase family protein → MSSFAFSGLNLAITAPFDSNGRIDFNRFQELIERYLAAGVDGIVFSSGTGMHVYLSPDESRSLIERGARIVAGRAKVIAQASALLTADVVERTQFAKDSGADGVMILPPFFEGPSDDNSVFDFYAEVAKVGLPIIGYNVPQAVGVRITPDLLRRLCELPEFRAVKDSSGDLIGQVRLIGTGLNVINGADPLVPFSLFAGCSGLIWGGANIAPRTCVAIVKAAREKRWDDVQSLWRQLEPIMSLLWDGDYVPSVYAAAELTGYGCGDARKPFRPLSTDRIAALRTALGALVEQEAV, encoded by the coding sequence ATGTCATCATTTGCTTTCTCCGGTCTCAATCTCGCGATCACGGCCCCGTTCGACTCGAACGGGCGTATCGATTTCAATCGCTTCCAGGAACTCATCGAGCGGTATCTGGCCGCGGGCGTCGACGGTATCGTGTTCAGCTCCGGCACGGGCATGCATGTTTATCTGTCGCCGGATGAATCGAGGTCCCTCATCGAACGCGGTGCGCGCATCGTCGCCGGACGGGCCAAGGTGATCGCCCAGGCCTCGGCATTGCTCACGGCCGACGTCGTCGAAAGGACGCAGTTCGCGAAGGATTCCGGTGCGGACGGTGTCATGATCCTTCCGCCCTTCTTCGAAGGTCCGTCGGACGACAACAGCGTCTTCGACTTCTACGCCGAAGTTGCCAAGGTCGGATTGCCCATCATTGGGTACAATGTGCCCCAGGCGGTCGGTGTGCGCATAACGCCGGACCTGCTCCGCAGACTCTGCGAATTGCCCGAATTCCGCGCAGTCAAGGACAGCAGTGGAGACTTGATCGGACAGGTCAGGCTGATCGGCACCGGCCTGAATGTCATCAACGGTGCCGATCCGCTCGTCCCGTTCTCCCTTTTCGCGGGTTGCTCCGGTCTGATCTGGGGCGGCGCGAACATTGCGCCACGCACCTGCGTGGCGATCGTCAAGGCCGCTCGGGAAAAGCGTTGGGACGATGTGCAGTCGCTCTGGCGGCAACTGGAGCCAATTATGTCCCTTCTTTGGGACGGCGACTATGTCCCAAGCGTGTATGCGGCCGCGGAACTCACTGGATATGGGTGCGGTGACGCGAGAAAGCCGTTCCGTCCCCTTTCGACGGACCGCATCGCGGCGCTTCGGACGGCGCTGGGCGCGCTAGTCGAACAAGAAGCGGTATGA
- a CDS encoding aldehyde dehydrogenase — MLNKVDYKTQARSLKLPNKMIVDGVQIAALSGKTYPTLNPATGKVQAELPAGSAADVDKAVAAARHAFEDGRWSKLAPANRKKVLLRLASVIEENALELALMESLDSGKTISDCINIDVPETINSLRWHAEAVDKIYDQVSPANDASLGLIVREPIGVVGIVLPWNFPLLMLAWKIGPALAAGCTIVVKPAEETSLTTLRVAELALNAGLPPGVFNVVTGDGPDVGEPIGRHPGIDAISFTGSTDTGRRFLKYSSESNLKEVVLEMGGKNPCIVMDDVPDLDAVASHIGNGAFWNMGQNCSAISRVFVHKDVKDRLVEKLTQVAKTWTAGDPLDPETRIGPLVSATHFEKVSSYLAGDGKVVAGGKVFNGTTIEPTIMEFDRHDSKHVREEIFGPIVCVIGVNSLAEAVSLANETEYGLAASVFTADGTRALRAARAIRAGTVTVNCYGEGDAATPFGGYKQSGFGGRDKAFHAHDQYCQTKTLWIDLSSSNEGF; from the coding sequence ATGCTCAATAAAGTCGACTACAAGACGCAGGCGAGATCACTCAAGCTGCCGAACAAGATGATAGTGGATGGGGTGCAGATTGCGGCCCTGTCCGGCAAAACCTATCCAACCCTCAACCCGGCGACGGGGAAGGTCCAGGCAGAGCTCCCGGCAGGTTCGGCGGCCGACGTCGACAAGGCCGTCGCCGCCGCCCGGCATGCGTTTGAGGACGGCCGGTGGTCGAAGCTGGCCCCAGCGAACCGGAAGAAAGTCCTTCTCAGGCTGGCGTCTGTCATCGAGGAAAACGCGCTAGAGCTGGCACTGATGGAGAGCTTGGATAGCGGCAAGACCATCAGCGACTGCATCAACATCGATGTGCCCGAGACTATCAACAGCCTCAGATGGCATGCCGAAGCCGTCGACAAGATATATGACCAGGTGTCACCTGCGAATGACGCCTCTCTTGGCCTGATAGTGCGCGAGCCGATCGGCGTCGTCGGCATCGTGCTCCCCTGGAACTTCCCTCTTCTCATGCTTGCGTGGAAGATCGGCCCTGCTCTGGCAGCGGGGTGCACGATCGTCGTCAAACCAGCCGAAGAGACGTCGCTTACCACTTTGCGGGTCGCAGAGCTCGCTCTGAATGCCGGGCTGCCGCCTGGGGTTTTCAACGTCGTGACCGGTGATGGTCCGGACGTCGGCGAACCAATCGGTCGCCATCCCGGCATCGACGCAATTTCCTTCACGGGTTCCACCGACACTGGTCGTCGCTTCCTGAAGTACTCCTCCGAGAGCAATTTGAAGGAAGTGGTTCTTGAAATGGGTGGTAAGAACCCTTGTATCGTGATGGACGATGTTCCCGATCTTGACGCCGTGGCCTCCCACATCGGCAACGGCGCGTTCTGGAACATGGGTCAGAACTGCTCGGCCATCTCACGTGTCTTTGTCCACAAGGACGTGAAGGACCGCCTTGTCGAAAAACTGACGCAAGTCGCCAAGACCTGGACCGCGGGCGACCCGCTTGATCCGGAAACCCGCATCGGTCCGCTTGTCTCAGCCACGCATTTCGAGAAGGTCAGCAGCTATCTGGCAGGCGATGGCAAGGTGGTGGCTGGCGGAAAGGTCTTCAACGGAACCACGATCGAGCCCACGATCATGGAATTCGACCGCCACGACAGCAAGCACGTCCGGGAAGAGATTTTCGGGCCGATTGTTTGTGTCATTGGGGTGAACTCCCTCGCGGAGGCTGTCTCGCTTGCCAATGAGACCGAATATGGTCTGGCTGCCTCCGTTTTCACCGCCGACGGCACACGGGCGCTTCGGGCCGCACGGGCGATCCGGGCGGGGACTGTCACCGTGAACTGCTACGGGGAGGGGGACGCCGCCACGCCGTTTGGCGGTTACAAGCAATCGGGCTTCGGCGGCCGGGACAAGGCTTTCCACGCACATGATCAATATTGCCAGACCAAAACGCTTTGGATCGACCTGAGCAGCTCGAACGAGGGTTTCTGA
- a CDS encoding GntR family transcriptional regulator, protein MILDEPAASTDRKGILAETLVHRILTMQLEPGAVLDEVALSEEFGLSRPPVRELMRQMAGEGYVDLEANRAARVSIMSYQTLRDFLIVAPMIYVGTTKLAAVNHNARDLEVLKHTQHKFRQSIADGHVENRVIFNHQFHLNIGKMAHNQYLLPSLKKLLIDHARIGKIFYRQNGGPRIQKNQETAARQHDQMIEAIEARDAERAGELVRAHLEVFRSDVALYAVPNGMQGELDG, encoded by the coding sequence ATGATCCTGGATGAACCTGCTGCCTCGACGGATCGAAAGGGCATTCTTGCTGAAACACTGGTGCATCGCATCCTAACCATGCAGCTCGAGCCGGGGGCGGTTCTCGACGAAGTCGCTCTCAGTGAGGAATTCGGCCTGTCTCGTCCGCCGGTCCGCGAACTCATGAGACAGATGGCGGGCGAGGGCTACGTCGATCTTGAGGCCAACCGCGCTGCGCGCGTCTCCATCATGTCCTACCAGACGCTTCGGGATTTCCTGATCGTCGCCCCGATGATCTACGTCGGAACGACGAAGCTCGCGGCTGTCAACCATAACGCTCGGGACCTCGAAGTCCTCAAGCATACTCAGCACAAGTTCCGGCAGTCCATTGCCGACGGCCACGTCGAGAACAGGGTGATCTTCAATCACCAGTTCCATCTGAACATCGGGAAGATGGCACACAACCAGTATCTGCTTCCCAGTCTGAAGAAGCTTCTCATCGATCACGCCCGGATCGGGAAGATCTTCTATCGCCAAAACGGCGGCCCGCGGATTCAAAAAAACCAGGAAACCGCTGCGCGGCAGCACGATCAGATGATCGAGGCCATCGAAGCCCGGGATGCAGAGCGGGCGGGCGAACTGGTGCGCGCCCATCTCGAAGTGTTCCGAAGCGACGTGGCGCTCTACGCCGTGCCCAACGGCATGCAAGGCGAACTCGACGGGTAA
- a CDS encoding GlxA family transcriptional regulator, translated as MFIDTLRLASDESDRSGRINADWEVLSNTRHLVTSSCGVQVSPTSLFLDPMEFDYIVVVGGRLTDGQAVDNETLRYLRDAAFKEARLIGICTGTFILAEAGLMAAHETCVSWLHYVDFKERFPDLQVRADRIYNLDATRGSCAGGSSTADLAAELVRRHIGNAAERNALEVLQIDKVRNAEWVQPRRPLTIETQDPRLRAALILMEQNIENTLSVSRLAAALGISRRQLERLFFKEVNSSPALVYRRVRLERAKQLLRKSDTPLIEVAIGSGFENASHFARVFRRAYGQSPSAWRRSELTWPSGERGALQNTYSLGADAVE; from the coding sequence ATGTTTATCGACACACTCAGACTCGCCAGCGATGAATCCGACAGGTCAGGTCGGATCAATGCGGACTGGGAGGTGTTGTCAAACACCCGGCATCTCGTCACGTCGAGCTGCGGCGTCCAGGTCTCGCCGACGTCTTTATTCCTTGACCCGATGGAGTTTGACTACATTGTCGTCGTAGGGGGACGATTGACCGACGGCCAGGCCGTCGACAACGAAACCCTGAGGTATCTTCGGGATGCCGCGTTCAAAGAAGCGCGATTGATCGGAATCTGCACCGGAACGTTCATTTTGGCTGAGGCAGGTCTTATGGCCGCGCACGAAACCTGCGTCAGCTGGCTTCACTACGTCGACTTCAAGGAGCGATTTCCTGATTTACAGGTTCGGGCGGACAGAATCTATAACTTGGATGCCACGCGGGGATCATGCGCGGGCGGCAGCAGCACTGCCGATTTGGCGGCAGAATTGGTGCGACGGCACATTGGAAACGCGGCCGAGCGGAACGCGCTGGAAGTGCTGCAGATCGACAAAGTTAGGAACGCAGAGTGGGTGCAACCGCGTCGGCCGTTGACGATAGAAACGCAGGACCCGAGGCTCCGCGCTGCGCTGATCCTGATGGAGCAGAACATCGAGAACACACTGTCGGTTTCCAGGCTGGCCGCAGCATTGGGTATTTCGCGACGACAACTCGAACGGCTGTTTTTCAAGGAGGTGAACAGCTCTCCTGCGCTTGTCTACCGGCGCGTGCGGCTGGAGCGCGCAAAGCAACTTCTCAGGAAAAGCGACACTCCTTTGATCGAGGTCGCTATCGGGTCAGGTTTCGAGAACGCCTCTCACTTCGCCAGGGTCTTCCGAAGGGCTTACGGTCAATCACCCTCTGCCTGGAGGCGTTCGGAGTTGACTTGGCCAAGTGGCGAACGTGGAGCTTTGCAGAATACGTACTCACTGGGCGCCGACGCGGTTGAATAA
- a CDS encoding LysR substrate-binding domain-containing protein: protein MTNSLPRRSLALWTWSFTQPIFPKYTGRVRTHGSGAHAGFTSSHGWSNDNFMSNYRRLPLSALRAFEAAARHLSFTKAANELSVTQAAVSRHILTLEDHLDTQLFNRGNQKVSLSPAGEELFEAATLSLAHIAAAFDSVKRGQKARRLTVGMPMSFATLFMSHRIGDFVANNPEVDLHLVSLERSPAPATDGFDVSVVMGYLARPGFTATELFGEEVFPVCSKSYQTHSPRILTPEDLVNEVLLDMDDQHWSAYPWSPFNWAHWLGQFGVSSDFKRAITFTSYPTMIQSVIKGYGIGLGFRHLVSDYLNEGTLIRPLSESYLTGRKHHLVIPDTAIERGDVQIFSNWLITQVADLNPIPPASAAENIKAAPVAPSEISAGYPDLTSA from the coding sequence ATGACGAATAGCCTGCCGCGCCGCTCACTTGCGCTTTGGACCTGGTCGTTTACGCAGCCGATTTTTCCGAAATATACTGGGCGCGTTAGAACACATGGTTCGGGTGCGCACGCGGGTTTTACTTCTTCTCATGGCTGGAGTAATGATAACTTCATGTCAAATTATCGACGGCTTCCGTTGAGTGCGCTGCGCGCATTTGAAGCTGCCGCACGGCATTTGAGTTTTACCAAGGCTGCCAATGAGCTTTCGGTCACTCAAGCGGCAGTGAGCCGCCATATCTTGACGTTGGAGGACCACCTCGACACCCAGCTTTTCAACCGCGGAAACCAGAAGGTGTCATTATCTCCCGCCGGCGAGGAGTTATTTGAAGCTGCGACCCTCAGCCTGGCGCATATTGCAGCGGCTTTTGACAGCGTGAAGAGAGGCCAGAAAGCCCGACGGTTGACCGTCGGCATGCCGATGTCGTTCGCAACGCTGTTTATGAGCCACCGGATTGGAGATTTCGTCGCGAACAACCCAGAGGTCGACCTGCACTTGGTCTCCCTCGAACGCAGCCCGGCGCCGGCGACGGACGGTTTTGATGTGTCCGTGGTAATGGGGTATCTGGCGCGCCCGGGGTTCACAGCTACCGAGCTCTTCGGCGAGGAAGTCTTCCCGGTTTGCAGTAAATCATATCAGACACACTCCCCGCGTATTCTCACTCCGGAGGACCTGGTAAACGAGGTCCTCTTGGATATGGACGATCAGCATTGGTCCGCCTACCCATGGTCACCCTTCAATTGGGCCCACTGGCTTGGACAGTTCGGCGTTTCGTCCGACTTCAAACGCGCCATCACGTTCACTAGTTATCCAACGATGATCCAGTCAGTGATCAAGGGCTACGGCATCGGGCTGGGCTTCCGTCACTTGGTAAGTGATTACCTCAATGAAGGCACCTTGATAAGGCCTCTGAGTGAAAGCTATTTGACCGGCCGAAAACATCATTTGGTCATTCCGGATACCGCAATTGAGCGAGGCGACGTCCAGATCTTCAGCAATTGGCTGATCACACAGGTCGCAGATCTTAATCCGATCCCGCCAGCGTCGGCTGCGGAAAACATCAAGGCAGCACCAGTTGCACCCAGCGAGATATCAGCTGGCTATCCAGACCTGACATCCGCCTGA
- a CDS encoding ABC transporter permease: MKPEDVLDPFKTWHIPFGDWVDVGLGWIVQEYRPLFQSLKWPIDQLLRAFDLALNGIPPVVIILCFGLVAWQIAGWRLAGQVAGLLLIIGFLGIWGETMTTLSLVFTAVLFCTVVGIPVGVIAARSDRAAAICRPILDTMQTIPSFVYLVPVVMLFGIGNVPGVIVTIVFALPPVIRLTTLGIQQVSEEVVEAMRAFGATNSQILFKAQLPLALPSIVAGINQTLMMSLSMVVVASMIAVGGLGQMVLRGIGRLDIGLAATGGIGIVILAIILDRLTQSAFSKRKRFAHIAWHKRGPAALFTGVIKTFQASPARRGGLETGRQRTSS; this comes from the coding sequence GTGAAGCCCGAAGACGTTCTAGATCCTTTCAAAACCTGGCACATACCGTTTGGTGATTGGGTTGATGTTGGGTTGGGGTGGATTGTTCAGGAATACCGCCCATTGTTTCAGAGCTTGAAGTGGCCAATTGACCAGCTTCTGAGGGCATTTGATCTCGCGCTGAATGGCATCCCGCCGGTCGTTATAATTTTATGCTTCGGATTGGTAGCGTGGCAGATCGCCGGGTGGCGACTGGCAGGTCAAGTCGCTGGTCTGCTGCTGATTATCGGCTTCCTTGGCATTTGGGGTGAAACGATGACGACACTGTCTCTCGTTTTCACCGCCGTTCTTTTCTGCACGGTTGTTGGCATTCCGGTGGGGGTAATTGCCGCTCGAAGTGACAGGGCGGCTGCCATTTGCCGGCCAATCCTCGACACAATGCAGACGATTCCATCCTTCGTCTATCTTGTTCCCGTGGTCATGTTGTTTGGTATCGGCAACGTGCCTGGCGTGATTGTAACCATCGTTTTTGCACTTCCGCCCGTTATCAGGCTGACAACACTAGGCATTCAGCAGGTTTCTGAAGAAGTCGTCGAGGCTATGCGTGCCTTTGGAGCGACCAACAGTCAGATCCTGTTCAAGGCTCAGCTGCCGCTGGCTCTTCCGAGCATAGTGGCAGGTATCAACCAGACATTGATGATGTCACTATCAATGGTTGTTGTTGCCTCCATGATCGCCGTTGGGGGACTCGGCCAAATGGTTTTGCGCGGCATCGGTCGCCTCGACATCGGGCTGGCTGCAACGGGCGGAATCGGCATTGTCATTCTCGCAATCATTCTAGATCGCCTGACCCAATCTGCGTTTTCTAAGCGCAAACGCTTCGCCCACATTGCCTGGCACAAGCGGGGTCCAGCTGCGCTATTCACCGGTGTAATCAAGACCTTCCAGGCCTCTCCGGCCCGGCGTGGAGGATTGGAAACTGGCCGGCAACGGACTTCTAGCTAA
- the proX gene encoding glycine betaine/L-proline ABC transporter substrate-binding protein ProX gives MSYRFRINWHFRGLAAAVTVLGTLALSPGYAAAEDLPGKGVTVRPLYLGQAEELFEAYVVKLGLEDLGYTVDEPSATQVPLAHIAVGNGDADYYTPHWYPLHIAFAEKAGGDTKLRRVGTLVKNSIQGYSIDKATADKYGIKTIDQLKDPKIAKLFDVDGDGKADLYGCDPGWGCERIIEHNLDAYGLRDTVTHKQGEYFALLPDVIQRLQSGSPTLYYSWTPNWLQGVLRHGKEVVWLTVPFTALPEEQAGANTTVSGIGNLGFSVNNHHVIANTPFLEKNPVANKWFELVEVPIQDIDDENLLIHKGEKSNEDIHGHAESWKKANLDQWNTWIAQAKQAGK, from the coding sequence ATGAGCTATCGGTTTAGAATAAATTGGCACTTTCGGGGGCTTGCCGCCGCTGTCACAGTGCTTGGCACTTTGGCCCTGTCTCCTGGATACGCGGCTGCGGAGGACCTCCCGGGGAAAGGCGTGACCGTTCGGCCCCTATATCTTGGCCAAGCGGAAGAATTATTCGAAGCCTACGTCGTTAAGCTAGGCCTCGAGGATCTCGGCTATACAGTTGATGAACCCTCCGCAACCCAGGTTCCACTTGCTCATATAGCGGTAGGGAACGGTGATGCGGATTACTATACGCCGCACTGGTACCCCTTGCATATTGCGTTTGCCGAGAAGGCCGGCGGCGATACCAAGCTTCGTCGCGTCGGGACGCTCGTAAAGAACTCGATCCAGGGGTACTCCATAGATAAGGCCACAGCCGACAAGTACGGCATAAAGACGATCGATCAGTTGAAGGACCCGAAGATTGCCAAGCTGTTCGATGTGGATGGGGACGGTAAAGCAGACCTGTATGGCTGTGATCCGGGCTGGGGATGCGAACGCATCATAGAACATAACCTTGATGCATACGGCCTTCGCGATACCGTCACACACAAGCAGGGTGAGTATTTTGCTCTGCTTCCTGACGTCATCCAGCGGCTTCAGTCCGGCAGTCCAACCTTGTATTACAGCTGGACACCCAACTGGCTACAAGGGGTTTTGCGCCATGGAAAAGAGGTTGTCTGGCTGACGGTTCCGTTCACGGCGTTGCCCGAAGAGCAGGCTGGCGCGAACACGACGGTTTCAGGCATTGGAAACCTGGGATTTTCCGTGAACAATCATCACGTGATTGCCAACACACCCTTTCTCGAGAAAAACCCCGTCGCAAATAAGTGGTTCGAGCTAGTCGAGGTCCCAATTCAGGATATCGACGACGAGAATCTTCTTATTCACAAAGGTGAGAAGTCCAACGAGGACATCCACGGTCATGCTGAGTCCTGGAAGAAGGCCAACCTCGACCAGTGGAATACTTGGATAGCTCAAGCAAAACAGGCAGGTAAGTAA
- a CDS encoding quaternary amine ABC transporter ATP-binding protein yields MEAHAIEFKDVWKVFGTSSRFDLASIQRDDLSKAALLEKHGCVAAVAGVSFKVEAGEIFCVMGLSGSGKSTLVRHVNRLIKPSAGQIIVGGEDINRKSENEMRELRARTMGMVFQNVALLPHRTVRDNVALGLELRKASVRQRCEIAEEKLELVQLAGWGDRYPDELSGGMKQRVGLARALAADPAILLMDEPFSALDPLIRRDLQDEFKALSTKLGKTTLFITHDLDEAVRLGHQIGVMKDGKMLQIGSADDILGNPKDPYVERFVQGSSRLKLLKAESVMLPLTEFASVGDGMALVDAPRLSLDTPIKEMLDLSHRHGNLPLVVVDAGGVDVGIVTASLLLRGVHDRI; encoded by the coding sequence TTGGAAGCGCATGCCATTGAATTCAAGGATGTTTGGAAGGTCTTCGGGACGAGCTCGAGGTTCGACCTTGCGAGCATCCAGCGCGATGATCTTTCGAAGGCCGCACTCCTGGAGAAACATGGGTGCGTAGCCGCCGTCGCCGGCGTCTCCTTTAAGGTAGAGGCCGGTGAAATCTTCTGTGTCATGGGACTGTCCGGGAGCGGAAAGTCAACGCTGGTCCGACATGTAAATCGTTTGATCAAACCCAGCGCTGGCCAGATCATTGTTGGCGGCGAGGATATCAATCGGAAGTCCGAAAATGAGATGCGAGAACTCCGTGCCCGGACAATGGGGATGGTTTTCCAGAATGTGGCGCTCCTGCCTCACCGAACGGTCCGCGACAACGTGGCTCTGGGTCTGGAGCTACGAAAGGCAAGCGTCCGACAACGCTGTGAGATTGCGGAGGAAAAGCTGGAATTGGTGCAACTGGCGGGCTGGGGAGATCGTTATCCTGATGAACTCTCTGGTGGAATGAAGCAGCGAGTAGGGCTTGCCCGAGCGTTGGCAGCTGATCCCGCGATTTTGTTGATGGATGAGCCATTTTCTGCGCTGGATCCGCTCATACGACGCGACCTACAGGACGAGTTCAAAGCGCTTTCGACGAAGTTGGGTAAAACCACGCTTTTCATAACTCACGATCTGGATGAAGCAGTCCGGTTGGGACACCAAATCGGTGTCATGAAAGACGGGAAGATGCTTCAGATCGGCTCCGCGGATGACATTCTCGGAAATCCCAAAGACCCGTATGTCGAAAGATTTGTCCAAGGAAGCAGCCGGTTGAAGCTTCTGAAAGCCGAGTCCGTGATGTTGCCGCTTACCGAATTTGCGAGTGTCGGTGACGGCATGGCCTTGGTGGATGCGCCACGGCTCAGTCTTGATACTCCGATCAAAGAAATGCTCGACCTGTCTCATCGACATGGGAATTTGCCGTTAGTGGTTGTCGACGCAGGCGGAGTTGATGTGGGCATCGTGACCGCGTCCTTACTTTTGCGCGGTGTACATGACAGGATTTAG
- a CDS encoding SDR family NAD(P)-dependent oxidoreductase encodes MMNTEKKTVVVTGAAGGMGQAICKKFVANGYFVIAGDANQERLIATTDELNRIGQTALAKHGDLRSKAYCEDLIDTATSLTGRLDALVNNAGIITRGTILETSDEDWEKTFDINLKAIFYTCRRAIAFMKENGGGSIVNISSTWGIYPGPSHAA; translated from the coding sequence ATGATGAACACTGAAAAGAAAACCGTGGTCGTAACCGGAGCTGCTGGCGGAATGGGCCAAGCAATCTGTAAAAAGTTCGTGGCTAACGGATATTTTGTAATCGCTGGTGATGCCAACCAAGAGCGGTTGATTGCCACGACTGACGAACTCAACCGAATTGGCCAAACTGCTTTGGCCAAGCATGGCGACCTGAGAAGCAAGGCATATTGCGAGGATCTCATCGATACAGCTACCAGCCTTACCGGCCGGCTGGACGCCCTTGTCAACAATGCCGGCATCATCACGCGCGGTACAATCCTCGAAACAAGCGACGAGGATTGGGAAAAAACCTTCGATATCAATCTGAAAGCAATTTTCTACACCTGCCGACGGGCAATAGCCTTCATGAAGGAGAATGGTGGCGGTTCGATCGTGAACATCTCCTCGACCTGGGGCATCTATCCTGGACCTAGTCACGCAGCTTAG